A part of Candidatus Deferrimicrobium borealis genomic DNA contains:
- a CDS encoding sigma-54 dependent transcriptional regulator, whose amino-acid sequence MNPKEKGRVFVFDDDADSLQSVVAALRRDGIDVFPFADPREGLARVEAEGGDVVVTDLRMPGLTGLEVLRHVTRKIPDVPVVILTAYGTIEGAVEAVRAGASDFLLKPVEIPRLRAAVFKALKERGMRREIERLREEAGRPLGIEGIVGSSRAMEEVLRKIRLVAPTRMNVLITGESGTGKELVARGVHGLSPRADQPFLPLNCAALPETLLESELFGHEKGAFTGATASRPGKFENAEGGTLFLDEVGDVSPAIQSKLLRAIEQKEVMRVGGSQVIHADVRIIAATNQDLKGRVELKAFREDLYYRLNVFNIVVPPLRERREDIPKLCDHFLALIGKENGLPPKRLSPAALKSLLACRWPGNVRQLRNALETATLVAQGEAIAPDDLPPEVTQAVLPPTATEPIPLPASRTLGEMERDAIRAALVQTAGNMTLAAKLLGIGRRTLHRKVKEYGIE is encoded by the coding sequence GTGAATCCGAAGGAGAAGGGGCGCGTCTTCGTCTTCGACGACGACGCCGACAGCCTCCAGAGCGTCGTCGCCGCGCTGCGCCGCGACGGGATCGACGTCTTCCCGTTCGCCGACCCGCGGGAGGGATTGGCGCGCGTGGAAGCCGAGGGGGGCGACGTCGTCGTCACCGACCTGCGGATGCCCGGCCTGACCGGCCTCGAAGTGCTCCGTCACGTCACGAGGAAGATCCCGGACGTCCCGGTGGTCATCCTGACGGCCTACGGCACCATCGAGGGGGCGGTCGAGGCGGTGCGCGCCGGGGCATCCGATTTCCTCCTCAAGCCCGTGGAGATTCCCCGCCTGCGGGCCGCCGTCTTCAAGGCGCTCAAGGAGCGCGGGATGCGCCGGGAGATCGAGCGGCTCCGCGAGGAGGCCGGCCGGCCGCTCGGGATCGAGGGGATCGTCGGATCCTCCCGCGCGATGGAGGAGGTCCTGCGGAAGATCCGCCTGGTCGCTCCGACCCGGATGAACGTCCTGATCACCGGGGAAAGCGGCACCGGGAAGGAACTCGTCGCGCGGGGGGTCCACGGACTGAGTCCCCGCGCCGACCAGCCGTTCCTGCCGTTGAATTGCGCCGCGCTCCCCGAGACGCTCCTCGAGTCCGAGCTCTTCGGCCACGAGAAGGGGGCGTTTACGGGGGCGACCGCCTCCCGGCCGGGGAAATTCGAGAACGCCGAGGGGGGGACGCTCTTCCTCGACGAGGTCGGGGACGTTTCGCCGGCGATCCAGTCGAAGCTCCTTCGCGCCATCGAGCAGAAGGAGGTCATGCGGGTCGGGGGATCGCAGGTGATCCACGCGGACGTCCGGATCATCGCGGCGACGAACCAGGACCTGAAAGGACGGGTGGAGTTGAAGGCGTTCCGCGAAGACCTCTACTACCGGCTGAACGTCTTCAACATCGTCGTCCCGCCGCTTCGGGAACGCCGCGAGGACATCCCGAAGCTGTGCGACCACTTCCTCGCGCTGATCGGGAAGGAAAACGGGCTTCCCCCGAAGCGCCTGTCCCCCGCGGCGCTGAAGAGCCTGCTCGCCTGCCGGTGGCCCGGGAACGTCCGCCAGCTTCGCAACGCCCTGGAGACCGCGACCCTGGTTGCGCAGGGGGAGGCGATCGCGCCCGACGACCTCCCCCCCGAGGTGACGCAGGCGGTCCTCCCCCCGACGGCCACCGAACCGATCCCTCTACCCGCCTCCCGCACCCTCGGCGAGATGGAGCGGGACGCCATCCGGGCCGCCCTCGTCCAGACCGCGGGGAACATGACCCTGGCGGCGAAGCTCCTCGGCATCGGCCGGCGCACCCTCCACCGCAAGGTCAAGGAATACGGAATCGAATAG
- a CDS encoding PBP1A family penicillin-binding protein has product MSRNLDPGEPAGFPWKKLFLIVFVAGLCFALGAGAGIVLLAKFGDFPPIESAAAYRPSVTTKIFDRNNRVVGEIYLEKRNLVPFKAIPPHVVNAFVAAEDANFFRHKGVDYIAIARAIVKDVLSGGYAQGASTITQQTVKSLFLTPEKTVGRKLKEVILAHRIERKLSKEEILYLYLNQIYLGDGAYGVEAAAQTYFSRGVSTLTVAEGALLAGLAQAPTRYSPRGHIDRARVRQRYVLRRMAEVGFLDKDAAERAYKARLTLAPPSTFRSKAAYFLEHVRNYLQERYGVDAMYRSELRIYTTIDGRLQEAAYDAVTQGVRRMEESNKYKGLQAALLCMDPGTGGVLAMVGGVDFGASQFNRALQARRQPGSAFKPIVYAAALDKGKTLVSTVDDSPIEFARSETEMWKPKNYDETFLGPIPLIVALAKSRNLATVRLLNEIGVDTAIGMARNLGIQSPIERNLSIALGSSGVTPLEMATAYSTFAGGGRRPTPFFIREVQDGQGRVLERTEPKTVAAISPETAYLTTRLMQEVLRTGTGASAKGLSPNLAGKTGTTNENTDAWFIGGSPDLTAAVWVGFDTPTSLGKRQTAASVALPIWTHFFGKALTYVPDREFPPPAGITFTRVDPSTGKALPPGSVEGMLLPFKLGTVPETGGPAGKPSPQRRGTGDDLL; this is encoded by the coding sequence TTGTCCCGGAACCTCGATCCCGGCGAGCCCGCGGGCTTCCCCTGGAAAAAACTGTTCCTGATCGTGTTCGTCGCGGGGCTGTGCTTCGCCCTCGGGGCGGGGGCCGGGATCGTCCTGCTCGCGAAATTCGGGGATTTCCCGCCGATCGAGTCGGCGGCGGCGTACCGGCCCAGCGTCACCACGAAGATCTTCGACCGGAACAACCGCGTCGTCGGCGAAATCTACCTCGAGAAGCGGAACCTGGTCCCCTTCAAGGCCATCCCCCCGCACGTCGTCAACGCCTTCGTCGCGGCGGAGGACGCGAATTTCTTCCGTCACAAAGGGGTGGACTACATCGCCATCGCGCGGGCGATCGTCAAGGACGTCCTTTCCGGCGGATACGCGCAGGGGGCGAGCACGATCACCCAGCAGACGGTCAAATCCCTCTTCCTGACCCCGGAAAAGACCGTCGGGCGCAAGTTGAAGGAGGTGATCCTCGCCCACCGGATCGAGAGGAAACTCTCCAAGGAGGAGATTCTCTACCTCTACCTGAACCAGATCTACCTCGGGGACGGGGCCTACGGGGTGGAGGCGGCGGCGCAGACCTACTTCTCGAGGGGTGTCTCGACGCTCACCGTCGCGGAAGGGGCGCTCCTCGCGGGGCTGGCCCAGGCGCCGACCCGCTACTCGCCGCGAGGCCACATCGACAGGGCGAGGGTCCGGCAACGGTACGTGCTTCGCCGGATGGCGGAGGTCGGGTTCCTCGACAAGGACGCCGCGGAGAGGGCGTACAAGGCGCGCCTGACCCTGGCGCCCCCCTCCACCTTCCGGTCGAAAGCCGCGTACTTCCTCGAGCACGTCCGCAACTACCTCCAGGAGAGGTACGGCGTCGATGCGATGTACCGGAGCGAGTTGAGGATCTACACGACGATCGACGGCCGGTTGCAGGAAGCGGCGTACGACGCCGTGACGCAGGGCGTCCGCCGGATGGAGGAGTCGAACAAGTACAAGGGGCTGCAGGCCGCGCTGCTGTGCATGGACCCCGGCACGGGCGGGGTGCTGGCGATGGTGGGCGGCGTCGACTTCGGCGCGTCGCAGTTCAACCGGGCGCTCCAGGCGCGTCGGCAGCCGGGCTCCGCCTTCAAACCGATCGTCTACGCCGCCGCCCTCGACAAGGGGAAGACGCTGGTCTCCACGGTGGACGACTCTCCGATCGAGTTCGCGCGAAGCGAGACGGAGATGTGGAAGCCGAAAAATTACGATGAAACGTTCCTGGGCCCCATCCCGCTGATCGTGGCGCTGGCCAAGTCCCGCAACCTGGCCACCGTCCGCCTGCTGAACGAGATCGGCGTGGACACCGCGATCGGGATGGCCCGCAATCTCGGCATCCAGTCTCCCATCGAGCGGAACCTTTCCATCGCCCTCGGGTCGTCGGGCGTGACCCCCCTCGAGATGGCCACCGCCTACTCGACCTTCGCCGGCGGCGGGCGGCGGCCGACGCCGTTCTTCATCCGGGAAGTGCAGGACGGGCAGGGGCGCGTGCTGGAGCGGACAGAACCGAAGACCGTGGCGGCGATCTCCCCGGAGACCGCCTATCTCACCACCCGGCTGATGCAGGAAGTTCTTCGGACCGGTACCGGCGCCTCGGCGAAGGGGCTCTCGCCGAACCTCGCCGGGAAGACGGGGACGACGAACGAGAACACGGACGCCTGGTTCATCGGCGGATCGCCGGACCTGACCGCGGCGGTGTGGGTGGGGTTCGACACCCCGACGTCGCTCGGGAAGCGCCAGACGGCGGCCTCGGTGGCGCTGCCGATCTGGACGCACTTCTTCGGGAAGGCATTGACCTACGTCCCCGACCGCGAATTCCCCCCCCCCGCGGGGATCACCTTCACCCGCGTGGACCCGTCGACCGGCAAGGCGTTGCCGCCGGGAAGCGTCGAGGGGATGTTGCTCCCCTTTAAATTGGGCACGGTGCCGGAGACCGGCGGCCCCGCCGGGAAACCTTCCCCGCAACGGCGGGGGACGGGCGACGACCTGCTGTAG
- the tatA gene encoding twin-arginine translocase TatA/TatE family subunit, with amino-acid sequence MFGIGFQEMLIILVVVLIFFGPKRLPDLAKSLGKGIAEFKKASEEVRKGIEDAVKEESVTGTPNPPEDLSSYGKAPGTAPAPEGTARPESAAPTGIPGPAGGAPPGNPPVEPAPSGVPAAAEDTGSGTATGNTPATPPRQG; translated from the coding sequence ATGTTCGGTATCGGCTTCCAGGAGATGCTCATCATCCTGGTCGTGGTCCTGATCTTCTTCGGCCCGAAGCGCCTCCCGGACCTGGCCAAGAGCCTCGGAAAGGGGATCGCGGAGTTCAAGAAGGCGTCCGAGGAGGTCCGGAAAGGGATCGAGGACGCGGTGAAGGAAGAGTCCGTGACCGGGACGCCGAATCCGCCGGAGGACCTTTCATCGTACGGGAAGGCGCCGGGAACCGCTCCCGCGCCGGAAGGGACCGCAAGGCCCGAATCCGCGGCACCGACCGGGATTCCCGGGCCAGCAGGCGGCGCTCCTCCGGGAAATCCTCCGGTGGAACCCGCTCCATCGGGTGTCCCCGCCGCCGCGGAGGACACCGGGTCGGGTACCGCAACCGGGAACACTCCCGCCACGCCCCCCCGGCAGGGGTGA
- a CDS encoding class I SAM-dependent methyltransferase — MTRPWYETIFDERYPELFGPLERNPEEEVAKILGLLSLSPGAPVLDLGCGRGRHAIPLSLRGYRVTGVDLSEKMLGLARGRAHREGASVEWVREDMRTFVRRRTFDACLSLFTSFGYFNDEENEKVIWNVSESLKEGGALLLDLRNAQKGLAGEEDMEKEVRVPSGRLRLSVRFDRERRRARAEHELIRRDGIRISSAFDVRIYSEEELTGMVRRSGMRVTAVHGSLDGAPFTPGAERMVVIAKRG, encoded by the coding sequence TTGACCCGTCCCTGGTACGAGACGATCTTCGACGAGCGGTACCCCGAGCTGTTCGGGCCACTGGAACGGAACCCCGAGGAGGAGGTGGCCAAGATCCTCGGGCTATTGTCCCTCTCCCCCGGCGCGCCGGTCCTGGACCTAGGTTGCGGCCGCGGGCGACACGCCATCCCCCTTTCACTGCGTGGGTACCGCGTCACCGGCGTGGACCTCTCCGAAAAGATGCTGGGTCTCGCCAGGGGGCGCGCGCATCGGGAAGGGGCTTCCGTCGAGTGGGTGCGGGAGGACATGCGAACGTTCGTCCGCCGCCGCACCTTCGACGCCTGCCTCTCCCTCTTCACCTCCTTCGGGTATTTCAACGATGAGGAGAACGAGAAGGTGATCTGGAACGTGTCGGAGAGCCTGAAGGAGGGGGGGGCGCTCCTGTTGGACCTGCGCAACGCGCAGAAGGGGCTGGCAGGGGAGGAGGATATGGAGAAGGAGGTACGCGTTCCCTCGGGCCGTCTTCGGCTGTCCGTTCGGTTCGACCGGGAACGCCGGAGAGCGCGCGCGGAGCATGAACTGATCCGCCGGGACGGGATCCGCATCTCCTCCGCCTTCGACGTCCGGATCTACTCGGAGGAGGAGTTGACGGGGATGGTTCGCCGCTCCGGGATGCGCGTCACGGCCGTCCACGGCTCCCTCGACGGCGCCCCGTTCACCCCGGGCGCCGAGCGGATGGTCGTGATCGCAAAAAGGGGATAG
- a CDS encoding metallophosphatase family protein, protein MNVAILSDIHANFDALSAVGAELALRRPDRIYHLGDLAGYNAQPEECVRWAMANAAAGISGNHDAVACGRATGRNFHAAARKAALWSRDRISPEGREYLSRLPVQRFIEGGALLVHGAPSEPGRYVDSVDHAAQELSSLFASVATGPIFFGHTHAAGGFVRRVDGRVETVPAGAFRLLPGERALLNPGSVGQPRDRDRNASFLLFDTVDGTVTWVRVPYDVEAARRKVLEAGLPREFADRLRDGT, encoded by the coding sequence TTGAACGTCGCCATCCTCTCGGACATCCACGCGAACTTCGATGCCCTCTCGGCGGTCGGGGCGGAGCTCGCCCTCCGCCGGCCGGACCGGATCTACCACCTCGGGGACCTCGCCGGGTACAACGCCCAGCCGGAAGAGTGTGTCCGGTGGGCGATGGCGAACGCCGCGGCGGGCATTTCCGGGAACCATGACGCCGTGGCGTGCGGGCGCGCAACGGGTCGGAACTTCCACGCCGCGGCGCGGAAGGCGGCCCTCTGGTCCCGGGACCGGATCTCCCCGGAGGGCCGGGAGTACCTTTCCCGCCTTCCCGTCCAGCGTTTCATCGAGGGCGGCGCGCTCCTCGTCCACGGGGCCCCCAGCGAACCGGGCCGGTACGTCGATTCCGTCGATCACGCGGCGCAGGAACTTTCGTCCCTCTTCGCGTCCGTGGCGACGGGGCCGATCTTCTTCGGGCACACGCACGCGGCGGGCGGGTTCGTCCGGCGGGTGGACGGCCGGGTGGAGACCGTCCCCGCGGGAGCGTTCCGACTCCTCCCGGGAGAGCGGGCGCTCCTCAACCCGGGGAGCGTCGGACAACCGAGGGACCGCGACCGGAACGCCTCCTTCCTCCTGTTCGACACCGTCGACGGTACGGTGACCTGGGTCCGCGTGCCGTACGACGTCGAAGCGGCGCGCCGGAAAGTGCTCGAGGCGGGGCTACCGCGGGAGTTCGCCGACCGGCTCCGGGACGGGACCTGA
- a CDS encoding acyl-CoA dehydratase activase, whose protein sequence is MFLGIDVGSISMKFSLFLPEGSAEPSAELRGKFLDPEAVALTGAGRGYVLSYDRLLGDPVRKVPERLRRWLAVLGEENVRAIAVTGRSGRQLAPLIGATYENDFRCLVKAITATHPEVRTIFEMGGENAKVIRLEATGGEGLLTVKDYDTNGDCAAGTGSFIDQQAHRMKLQVEQVGEMVAHAASAARIAGRCSVFAKSDMIHAQQKGYSPEEILKGLCDAVARNFKSSINKGKDPVPKIALVGGLFENSGVVRAIRDAFGFSGEDVVVPRGFAHMGALGAAAASSERAGTGASVIAGGPAVEEPQERAFPSWPPLTTENVVFLRDRVQAPPKPEGRPEVFLGIDIGSVSTNFAVTDWDGNLLKEIYVGTQGRPVQVVTDGLQALREEFGDTISIRGVGTTGSGRELIGELVGADTVQDEITAHKTGSTFISRRYFDASVDTIFEIGGQDSKFIGLENGVVTDFAMNDACAAGTGSFLEEQAERLGIRIKGEFAEMALSSSAPVRMGERCTVFMEQDLNNYLYRGARKDDLVAGLAYSVVMNYLNRVVRGRKIGETIYFQGGTAYNDSVAAAFSQVLGRKIIVPPHNGVIGAIGMALLARDKVRATKEDTTFRGFDLSKVDYRRREFVCKGCSNYCDMQEIRIGDSRTYWGDKCSEKYRKAARTGTRPVIDDLVARRIEWMDRLVAETPVSGPRGTVGFPRAMYFHERFPFWKGVLTRMGFGVKVSPRTDKAIAREGFERTVAEPCYPIQVAHGHVGALLVSGVDFLFLPNAINSETTHTHTESQFCPWGQTLPFVVAAVPKWEKELRQKLLSPTVRFRDGEKHIVEDLFDCFGPLGVSRKEIREGIRDGYREQARLGRFLEVAGAEAIERVERAGADAIVLLGRPYNLYDRDVNLNIPSKLRDQYGGNVIPIDFLPVDDIDIRDVNDNMFWSYGRKIIAAAKWCRNRPKFHMIYITNFKCGPDSFVRHFITRASGSPYLTLQFDGHGNDAGYVTRCEAYLDSKGVLRPWAQQ, encoded by the coding sequence TTGTTCCTTGGCATCGACGTCGGCTCGATCAGCATGAAGTTTTCCCTGTTTCTGCCGGAAGGTTCGGCGGAACCCTCCGCGGAACTGCGCGGAAAGTTCCTGGACCCGGAGGCGGTCGCGCTCACAGGCGCCGGGAGGGGGTACGTCCTTTCGTACGACCGTCTCCTTGGTGATCCCGTGCGGAAGGTCCCGGAGAGGCTGCGCCGGTGGCTCGCGGTCCTCGGCGAGGAGAACGTGCGGGCGATCGCGGTCACAGGGAGGAGCGGCCGTCAGCTCGCTCCGCTCATCGGAGCGACGTACGAGAACGACTTCCGCTGCCTCGTCAAGGCCATTACGGCCACGCATCCCGAGGTTCGCACGATCTTCGAGATGGGCGGCGAGAACGCCAAGGTCATCCGCCTCGAGGCGACCGGCGGCGAGGGTCTCCTCACCGTCAAGGATTACGACACGAACGGCGACTGTGCGGCGGGCACGGGGTCGTTCATCGACCAGCAGGCGCACCGGATGAAGCTGCAGGTGGAGCAGGTCGGCGAGATGGTCGCCCACGCCGCGAGCGCGGCGAGGATCGCCGGCCGATGCTCCGTGTTCGCCAAGAGCGACATGATCCACGCCCAGCAGAAAGGGTACTCCCCGGAGGAGATCCTCAAGGGGCTGTGCGACGCGGTCGCGCGCAACTTCAAGAGCAGCATCAACAAGGGGAAGGATCCCGTCCCGAAGATCGCCCTGGTCGGCGGCCTGTTCGAGAACTCCGGGGTCGTCCGCGCGATCCGCGACGCTTTCGGATTTTCGGGGGAGGATGTCGTGGTGCCCCGCGGGTTCGCTCACATGGGCGCCCTCGGCGCGGCGGCGGCCTCCTCGGAACGCGCGGGAACGGGTGCGTCGGTGATCGCGGGGGGGCCGGCGGTCGAGGAACCGCAGGAGCGCGCGTTCCCATCGTGGCCGCCCCTCACGACGGAGAACGTCGTCTTCCTGCGCGACCGCGTCCAGGCGCCCCCGAAGCCCGAGGGACGGCCCGAGGTCTTCCTCGGCATCGACATCGGTTCGGTCTCCACCAACTTCGCGGTGACGGACTGGGACGGGAACCTCCTCAAGGAGATCTACGTCGGAACGCAGGGGCGTCCGGTGCAGGTGGTGACCGACGGATTGCAGGCGCTCCGGGAGGAGTTCGGAGACACGATCTCGATCCGCGGCGTGGGGACCACCGGGTCCGGCCGGGAGCTGATCGGCGAGCTGGTCGGCGCCGATACGGTCCAGGACGAGATCACGGCCCATAAGACCGGCTCGACCTTCATCAGCCGGCGCTATTTCGACGCGTCGGTCGACACGATCTTCGAGATCGGCGGTCAGGACTCCAAGTTCATCGGCCTCGAAAACGGCGTGGTCACCGATTTCGCGATGAACGACGCGTGCGCCGCCGGGACCGGGTCGTTCCTCGAGGAGCAGGCGGAGAGGCTCGGGATCCGGATCAAGGGAGAGTTCGCCGAGATGGCCCTCTCCTCGAGCGCTCCCGTCCGCATGGGGGAGCGGTGCACCGTGTTCATGGAGCAGGACCTGAACAACTATCTCTACCGGGGCGCCCGGAAGGACGACCTCGTCGCGGGCCTCGCGTACTCGGTCGTCATGAATTACCTCAACCGCGTGGTGCGCGGCCGGAAGATCGGGGAGACGATCTACTTCCAGGGGGGGACGGCGTACAACGACTCGGTGGCCGCCGCATTCTCCCAGGTGCTGGGCCGCAAGATCATCGTTCCGCCGCACAACGGGGTGATCGGGGCGATCGGGATGGCGCTGCTCGCCCGGGACAAGGTCCGGGCGACGAAGGAGGACACGACGTTCCGCGGATTCGACCTCTCCAAGGTCGACTACCGGCGGCGGGAGTTCGTCTGCAAGGGGTGCAGCAACTACTGCGACATGCAGGAGATCCGGATCGGCGACAGCCGAACCTACTGGGGCGACAAGTGCTCCGAGAAGTACCGCAAGGCGGCCCGCACCGGGACGAGGCCGGTGATCGACGACCTGGTGGCGCGCAGGATCGAGTGGATGGACCGGCTCGTCGCGGAGACCCCTGTAAGCGGCCCGCGCGGGACCGTCGGGTTCCCGAGGGCGATGTATTTCCACGAGCGGTTCCCCTTCTGGAAGGGGGTCCTCACGCGGATGGGGTTCGGCGTCAAGGTGTCGCCGCGCACCGACAAGGCGATCGCCCGCGAGGGGTTCGAGCGGACCGTCGCCGAGCCGTGCTACCCGATCCAGGTGGCCCACGGGCACGTGGGGGCGCTTCTGGTCTCGGGTGTCGACTTCCTCTTCCTGCCGAACGCGATCAACTCGGAGACCACCCACACCCACACGGAGTCGCAATTCTGCCCCTGGGGGCAGACGCTGCCGTTCGTCGTGGCCGCCGTTCCCAAGTGGGAGAAAGAGCTGCGGCAGAAGCTGCTCTCGCCCACCGTCCGGTTCCGCGACGGAGAGAAGCACATCGTAGAGGACCTGTTCGACTGTTTCGGGCCGCTGGGCGTCTCCCGGAAGGAGATCCGGGAGGGGATCCGCGACGGGTATCGCGAGCAGGCCAGGCTCGGCCGGTTCCTCGAGGTCGCGGGGGCGGAGGCGATCGAGCGGGTCGAGAGGGCGGGGGCGGACGCGATCGTCCTGCTGGGACGCCCGTACAACCTGTACGACCGGGACGTCAACCTGAACATTCCGTCGAAGCTCCGGGACCAGTACGGCGGAAACGTCATCCCGATCGACTTTCTCCCCGTGGACGACATCGACATCCGCGACGTGAACGACAACATGTTCTGGAGTTACGGTCGCAAGATCATCGCCGCGGCGAAATGGTGCAGGAACCGGCCGAAATTCCACATGATCTACATCACGAATTTCAAGTGCGGCCCCGATTCCTTCGTGCGGCACTTCATCACGAGGGCGTCCGGGTCCCCGTACCTGACGCTTCAGTTCGACGGCCACGGCAACGACGCCGGCTACGTGACCCGGTGCGAGGCCTATCTCGACAGCAAGGGGGTGCTCCGCCCATGGGCGCAGCAGTAA
- a CDS encoding ATP-binding protein, whose amino-acid sequence MPATRTRNKLADLGAVAAGLAHEIRNPLNSLYINGQLLEEMLSELPEEGVPQKGDLLSLARANLKVTQRLNDTLSGFLRFARPPAMELALVDLNRIVSETLRFLGTELAYRGVSLKTKLHPTPLPILADEKLLKQALLNLLLNAQEAVEKEEKVIRVTTGVRSGRPFLRIRDNGRGIPPSDRRHIFRLFFTTRKNGSGLGLPIVRQIVRQHGGAVYVRSREGEGTTMTVALLFEEQFRAMYPGRLPLALPQGRRS is encoded by the coding sequence GTGCCGGCCACGAGAACCCGTAATAAGCTCGCAGACCTGGGCGCCGTCGCGGCGGGCCTCGCCCACGAGATCCGCAATCCGCTGAACTCTCTCTACATCAACGGCCAGCTCCTCGAGGAGATGCTCTCCGAGCTGCCGGAGGAGGGCGTTCCGCAGAAGGGGGACCTCCTCTCCCTCGCCCGCGCCAACCTCAAGGTCACCCAGCGGCTGAACGACACGCTCTCGGGCTTCCTGCGCTTCGCCCGGCCCCCGGCGATGGAACTTGCCCTGGTCGATCTCAACCGGATCGTGTCGGAGACGCTCCGGTTCCTCGGGACGGAACTCGCGTACCGGGGGGTTTCCCTCAAGACGAAGCTCCACCCCACGCCCCTGCCGATCCTCGCCGACGAGAAACTGTTGAAGCAGGCGCTGCTCAACCTCCTGCTGAACGCCCAGGAAGCGGTGGAGAAGGAGGAGAAGGTGATCCGCGTGACCACCGGAGTCCGGTCGGGGCGGCCGTTCCTGCGGATCCGCGACAACGGGCGGGGGATCCCGCCCTCCGACCGCCGCCACATCTTTCGCCTCTTCTTCACCACCCGGAAGAACGGCAGCGGATTGGGGCTTCCGATCGTCCGCCAGATCGTGCGGCAGCACGGCGGGGCGGTCTACGTCCGCAGCCGGGAAGGGGAAGGGACCACGATGACCGTCGCGCTCCTGTTCGAGGAGCAGTTCCGGGCGATGTATCCCGGCCGCCTTCCGCTCGCGCTCCCGCAGGGGAGGCGTTCGTGA